A genome region from Populus alba chromosome 5, ASM523922v2, whole genome shotgun sequence includes the following:
- the LOC118045718 gene encoding probable WRKY transcription factor 15 isoform X2 produces MAVELMMASRNSCFLVTKMEENAVEEAASGLESVNKLIRLLSQQNQENLHQSSTPTSRTSMDVEMDCKAVADVAAPKFKKVVSLLPRNRTGHARFRRAPVSTPPVNQRREQDYQVLEANQVYYATPIQQIPPPVHNKNHYPIVEPKNGEIERKDSATTINFSCSSAGNSFVSSLTGDTDSKQPSSSSSFHITNVSRVSSAGKPPLSTSSLKRKCSSENSDSAGKCASSGRCRCSKKRKMRLKRVVRVPAISLKMSDIPPDDYSWRKYGQKPIKGSPHPRGYYKCSSVRGCPARKHVERALDDPSMLVVTYEGEHSHTISVAETSNHILESS; encoded by the exons ATGGCTGTGGAACTCATGATGGCTTCCAGGAACAGTTGTTTTTTAGTAACTAAGATGGAAGAAAACGCAGTCGAAGAAGCGGCTTCAGGACTCGAGAGTGTTAACAAGCTAATTAGATTATTATCCCAACAGAATCAAGAAAATCTTCACCAGTCATCAACTCCAACCTCGAGAACTTCCATGGATGTGGAAATGGATTGCAAGGCTGTTGCAGATGTTGCCGCTCCTAAATTCAAGAAAGTCGTTTCTCTTCTGCCTCGTAACAGAACTGGCCATGCGCGCTTTAGAAGAGCCCCTGTGTCTACTCCTCCAGTTAACCAAAGACGAGAACAAGATTATCAAGTTCTTGAAGCTAATCAGGTTTATTATGCCACACCAATCCAGCAGATTCCACCCCCAGTTCATAACAAAAATCATTATCCTATTGTAGAGCCAAAGAACGGGGAGATTGAGAGGAAAGATTCGGCAACTACTATAAACTTCTCTTGTTCTTCAGCTGGGAACTCTTTTGTGTCTTCATTGACTGGTGATACTGATAGCAAACAGCCATCGTCTTCGTCATCTTTTCATATCACAAATGTTTCTCGGGTTTCTTCAGCGGGGAAGCCACCTTTATCTACctcttctttgaaaagaaaGTGTAGCTCTGAAAATTCGGATTCTGCTGGCAAGTGTGCCTCTTCTGGTCGTTGCCGTTGCTCCAAGAAAAG aaagatgagattgaaaagagTGGTGAGGGTTCCAGCAATCAGCTTGAAGATGTCTGATATTCCACCTGATGACTACTCTTGGAGAAAGTATGGTCAAAAGCCCATTAAAGGATCTCCACATCCAAG AGGTTACTACAAGTGCAGTAGTGTGAGAGGATGTCCAGCTCGCAAGCATGTGGAGAGAGCTTTAGATGATCCATCAATGCTTGTAGTTACCTATGAAGGAGAGCACAGCCACACTATCTCTGTTGCAGAGACATCCAATCACATCCTAGAATCCTCTTAA
- the LOC118045718 gene encoding probable WRKY transcription factor 7 isoform X1 codes for MAVELMMASRNSCFLVTKMEENAVEEAASGLESVNKLIRLLSQQNQENLHQSSTPTSRTSMDVEMDCKAVADVAAPKFKKVVSLLPRNRTGHARFRRAPVSTPPVNQRREQDYQVLEANQVYYATPIQQIPPPVHNKNHYPIVEPKNGEIERKDSATTINFSCSSAGNSFVSSLTGDTDSKQPSSSSSFHITNVSRVSSAGKPPLSTSSLKRKCSSENSDSAGKCASSGRCRCSKKSRKMRLKRVVRVPAISLKMSDIPPDDYSWRKYGQKPIKGSPHPRGYYKCSSVRGCPARKHVERALDDPSMLVVTYEGEHSHTISVAETSNHILESS; via the exons ATGGCTGTGGAACTCATGATGGCTTCCAGGAACAGTTGTTTTTTAGTAACTAAGATGGAAGAAAACGCAGTCGAAGAAGCGGCTTCAGGACTCGAGAGTGTTAACAAGCTAATTAGATTATTATCCCAACAGAATCAAGAAAATCTTCACCAGTCATCAACTCCAACCTCGAGAACTTCCATGGATGTGGAAATGGATTGCAAGGCTGTTGCAGATGTTGCCGCTCCTAAATTCAAGAAAGTCGTTTCTCTTCTGCCTCGTAACAGAACTGGCCATGCGCGCTTTAGAAGAGCCCCTGTGTCTACTCCTCCAGTTAACCAAAGACGAGAACAAGATTATCAAGTTCTTGAAGCTAATCAGGTTTATTATGCCACACCAATCCAGCAGATTCCACCCCCAGTTCATAACAAAAATCATTATCCTATTGTAGAGCCAAAGAACGGGGAGATTGAGAGGAAAGATTCGGCAACTACTATAAACTTCTCTTGTTCTTCAGCTGGGAACTCTTTTGTGTCTTCATTGACTGGTGATACTGATAGCAAACAGCCATCGTCTTCGTCATCTTTTCATATCACAAATGTTTCTCGGGTTTCTTCAGCGGGGAAGCCACCTTTATCTACctcttctttgaaaagaaaGTGTAGCTCTGAAAATTCGGATTCTGCTGGCAAGTGTGCCTCTTCTGGTCGTTGCCGTTGCTCCAAGAAAAG CAgaaagatgagattgaaaagagTGGTGAGGGTTCCAGCAATCAGCTTGAAGATGTCTGATATTCCACCTGATGACTACTCTTGGAGAAAGTATGGTCAAAAGCCCATTAAAGGATCTCCACATCCAAG AGGTTACTACAAGTGCAGTAGTGTGAGAGGATGTCCAGCTCGCAAGCATGTGGAGAGAGCTTTAGATGATCCATCAATGCTTGTAGTTACCTATGAAGGAGAGCACAGCCACACTATCTCTGTTGCAGAGACATCCAATCACATCCTAGAATCCTCTTAA